The Brassica oleracea var. oleracea cultivar TO1000 chromosome C6, BOL, whole genome shotgun sequence genomic interval CATTGATGGATGAGTAAGAAAACTGAAGCCACAAACCCTGAGACTCCCACTTTCCTTTTTCTTTCTGCGCCCTTCCAGTGAGCAAGACTATTTTATATAACCTGTAAGATCTTGGCGTTAGGCATCATGATGATGCTAGTTAATAATAGTGTCTGATAAGAAACACAAACCTTTCAGATGCAAGATAAATAACTTGACGACTTAAAACAAACAGGAAGCTTCTGCTGCTGCCACCATTGAAATAGCAATTTTCGCTGGCTCCTCCTTTCTCCTCAGTCTTCAAGGATAGCTGAAACCATTACCATCATGTAAGTGTTTACTTTTTCACAAGATAAAGAAAGTACTGAACTGATCCTCACCTTGTTGTTTGGTCAGAACTGCTACTCTGCATAAACTGAGGGGGATGAACAATGATATGTGACTGTGCTGGAGCAGGGCCTGGAGGGTATGGAGCTTGAAGAGCAGGCATGGATGAAGTGGTCATGGCACTAACAGTGGGTCCACCAAGTTGCAGAACATGGCTTCCTGGAACTGAATATCCTTGAAGTGCTGTATAGCTCTGGCCACTGGGAACAGTCTGATTAAATTGTCCGTATTGATAAACTGGTGTGTTAACTGCCCCAGGTACTCCGTAGACCTGAAGATACTGCTGACCCATGTATGGACCATACAACCCCTAAACCATGCAACAAGACAAGATGTAAACAAAGTTACAAGAGAGATAACAGCAAGTGTTTTTAGCAATTTTTAACCTGTGACTGTGAGTACATGTACTCAGGTCCATATGCAGCCACCCTGAGACAGAGAGAATAAAACAAACATTAGCAACACATTAATGAACCAACTCAACCAAGACGCTAGTGCAATGTGTGAGGTTAGAATTGAATTAAATTACCCATAAGGATAAACAAGTCCTTGCTGGTAGTTATATGGAAGTGGTTGCTGATAAGGATAACTTCCAAAAGGTGAACCACGAGGGCCCTGCACGTTTCCAATGTAGGGGGAAGCAGGTCTTAAGCTTCCTAACCAAAGAAAGAAAACCGATGCACTACGTGTAAATAAATCTACAACAGCAATGATCCACTACGAGCCAGACTCAATGAGTGAAAGGGCATGGATGAAGACTGACCAGGGATGTTAGGTATCAATGCATAGGGCAACGGAGGCCGAGGTCTACCAAGGGAAGCAAGATTACAGTTCGCACGTCTACCATCTATAACAGGAGTTGGGTCAGCACAAGCTCTCCTAGCAGCTTCTGGATCTCTAAAAGTCACCTAAAATTCCTCCATATGAGGACCAGAAACAGAACACTTTGAGTCACAACAAAGTCCAAACTGAAAGACATTTCAAATAAAGTAACTTCCTATGTCCTGTGATGAAACCCACACGATCCTCCATAGCTACATGTCATTGGATCAATGAAGATGTCATTATAATGAAGGAGAGAGAGAGACTCACAAAGCCGTATCCTTTGGATCGGCCGGTGTTCTTATCAGCAATGACGACGGCCTCAAGGATATCACCGTACTGCTCGAAATGGCGACGAAGGGCTTCACTCTGAGTCTCCCAAGCGAGGCCACCGACGAAAACCTTAGTTAACGTCGTATCTCCGAACGGCGAGTTCAAGTAGTGAAACCCAGAACCCGGAACCGGTTGATACGCCATGAGACAGAGAGAGAGAGAGAGAGAAGAATCAAAATAAAAATGGAAACTTTATAGAACAAAGGATCAAACTTTAAGTGGAGACCGAGTAAACCCTAGACGTAATTACAATGATTAAGCTTGAAATCCAGAAGGGGGTAGATTGATTCTAGGGTTTACTCGGAGATGGTGAGGGAGAGAAGAAAGAAAAAAAAACTAAAAGATGAGTGATTGCCTACTAATAATGACGAAAGGAGGAAAAGGGATCAATTTTCCCGGGAAAAACGAAAAAAGCAAAAGCAGAGTAATGGGCCAGACAAGAGGACAAAGTCGGTCGGTGTAATTAGGGTTTCTATTACTGGAAAAAAAAAATCACAACGATAGAAAGAGGGAATTAAAGCAAAATACAGAGATGGTGATGATGATGGTGAATTGATTCGAGGAAAAGGAGGTTTCGTTTGGGGAATTCCATTGGTGGTGGTGACTGATGATGATGATGAACGAGTTGTTGATGACGATGATGATGATGATGATGATGATGGTGAAGAGGAAAGACAGAGAGAGGGAGAGAGAATAGAGATACCTTTTGTTTTTGGGCCAGTGTAAATGACATGGGGCCCGTTAATTTATTCTTTTAATTATGTAATTAACGTTGCAATTATCGATATCTGTCTTGTCGTTATCCGTTTACGCATAATGTGAACTTGTGTTTGGTCCGAAGCAAAAAAAAAAAAAAAAAAAAAAAAAAAAAGTATCTTACTTTATTTTATTTTATTTTGTTGATTATTATCCTTTCGGATTCAAATTATAACGAGACAACATTTAATCGATTTTGGATAGTGTAGATGAAAGCTCGTCCTCGGTGAATCCCAAATCAGTGGCTAGGGATTCTTATGCTAGTGACAGTTGTGGTCCGTTGTCAACTATATTAAGATGCTTATAACGGCATAATTAAATTTGATTTTTCTTTTACCAAAGAAGAACATATAGACAATAGTAGACTTGAGGAGGTGAAAAAAGCATTTTCATGGAATCACTTTTTATTTCAAGAGTAAAATATAACTGAGGAAGTGAAGAAGATGAAGCCTCTCTTCCTTTCACTATGCTTATTACTTTGGAAGATCACCGGTAGCTTCAAAACTCACAACAGAGTCATCAATGGTCTCTTCTAATGACCTAAACTTCCACCCCAGTTTCTTCAACTTCTCTGAACTTATTCGAAGTATATTCTCATTCACTTGCTTCTCCTTTCTCTCACTGAAACTGCCATTATATACACATTTGATCAAATCAGACCAGAGATCTCAAGATTTGTGAAAGGAATCCGTTGGTTTACCTACCTTTTGGGGAAATTGCGGTTAGGATACATATTCATCAGCTTCTCCATAAGATCATTGTTGTGAAGTGAATGAGAGTTGCATATGTATCTTCCTTTTGCTTCTTGATTTTCATACACCAGCAATAGTGCATCAGCCACATCACGTACATCCACAAGATAGAGTTGGTCACTCAACAAGGATATTACACCGCCTGAGACCACACCAGTTCATCAAATACTTTCAAGAACATGAGTTAAATAAAATCAAGTACTATATGTAATTAGAGAAAAATATGATTACATCACCTTTTATAAAATTTAGTAGTCCCAAGCTACTAGAGTTAAGCGTGGACTGAAGCCTAGGGCCTATGACGACCGAGGGACAGACCGTAACAACATCAGCTGAGCTTGTTCTGCTCCACTCTATAGCTTCACGTTCCATTAAGGTTTTGGCAAGAAAGTAATATGACCAATAACCCTGAGATTTTTTATTTATTTATAAGAAAACAATAACCCCGAGATCCTCAGATTTTGCACCGTGGAAAACGAACAAGATATTTTGAATACTGAACTTACACAAGCACGAACACTTCGTTAATCCAAAGAACATATAAACTTGTGTTGACTAAACTAAATTAGATATAATTAGTTAAACCGTGGAGCTTAATGTGTCTTTTGTTTTTCGTTGGACCAACCAAACCGTGAAACTTCGGTGATAGAAGCAGAAGTTACATTACCTCACGTGAGTAAAGGTATTGAGTGTCTGACCAACAGCTCTCGTCCACGTCAACATCTCTAGGCCATTTTGGGTTGTAAACAACAGCAGCAATCGATGATACAACCACAACTTTCTTCACTTTAGCTTCTGTACATGCTTCTAGAACGTTTTTGGTGCCAGTGAGAGCTGGTTTAATCAGTTGTTCCTGAATGTTTTTAGATTTAAAACCGGTTAGTAATTCAAGAAATAAACAAAATAGAAAAAAAAGATGCAAAACTCAAGCACTTGCCTCTGTGAGAGGAACATCTTCAAAAGGCACAGGACCAGCAATATGGAAAACACCATAACAACCAGAAATAGCTGAAGAAAGACCTTCATAGTCAAACAAATCTGCCTTGAAAAGCTTAAGATTCTTTGAAGCATTATCTAACTTCTTCAAATGGTCGTTCTTTCGACCACCTGAGAACATATCAATAATCAATGAAGAAAACAGAGAAAGTTCCGAAGTCTCCTCCAAAGTAAACATAGAAAATATGAGATAAATTATTTTGGGATGTTGCTTCCTGCTTACAAGGATCTCGAACGGTTCCATGGACAGTGTAGCCACGGGAGAGAAGAGACTTAACGAGCCACGAAGCTATATATCCTCCTGAACCAGTAACACAGATCCTCTGCTTTTCAGCCATTGACGCCCCTCTCTCTCTCTTTAAGCAACTTTAAGAATGTTCTTTGGAGTGAACGAAATAGAAAAAGGTTCACACCTATTTATACACAAGTCATATCAGACTTTAACCAACTTCTTTAACTGTAAAAGCGTAGAATTATGAGGGATTAAGGTGGATAAAGATTGCAGTTCATATTTACAAACATTAAAATGAACTAATTTTTTGAAAGAAAATTTTGAAATTCTGCTAAGCATTTATTATGGCTTGTATATATTTTTTTAGTTATTTATTCGTCTATATTTTACATTTTTGAGAATCTTAAAAATGAAAAGTATTAAGAGGGGAAAACATCCTCTGCATGTGAGAAAAGTATGTAGGATAAAAAAGACTTTTGAATTTTATCATCCACACTTCTCCAAGCGATAGACTTTTCCTTTATTTGAGAAAAAATCAAGAGAGAAAAAAGACTGCATTATTATGGATCTCTTTTTCGGAAACTTAGTCTTTTAGCAGTCAGTATGGATCTCTGACTACTTTTCTTTCTCTAACACTATTGGTCAGAAAAGTCGTCAAATGTTAAAAAAAAAAATCAAAAGGTGAACAAAACGTGCACTTTGGTTCTTTATAAGAAGCCAAGTTGGTAGAAACTGAGGAGATATAAACGCTGCCACGAGACACAGAACTACTAATATAATCACTGACCAGATTGAGCTAGGTTAGATATGCGTGTACCCATGAGTTGTTCTTCACACACTGTTTTTAGTTACCATAGAGTTTTAGACATGGAAGAGGGCACATATATAGATGCAAAGATTTAAGGTAAGGGCTTGTCTATGTTGTAAATGATAGAAAAATCTTTCTTAGGGTTTTTGGTGTTGCACGATCCCCTCTGGTACAAATCTTTCTTCCAAGTTGAAGGAATCAACATAAGCTATACTCTTGGTGGCAACATCTCAATGCTTAGTAACCTTCTCATATGGTTTAGCTTAAACCCACTTCACAATGTTCTTTAGTAGTTGCAGGGAAAATTGAGCGGGTATCTATTAAAAACAAAGGAACATCAGATTACAATTCACTTTAAAGAAAGTCGATTAAAGGGAAGAAATAATAAAAATAAGACTCAACACAACTGGAGAACCTGATTGCAATGGGAGATACTCTCTCCACAATTATTTTTCAATATACAAAGCTTTCACATCAAACCTACCGTCCAAAAATCAAGTAGTAACATTAAAACACAACAGCAACTTAGCCTCAGGCTGTGGAAACAAATGTGACAATTGGAAGGTTGAGAAGTGTCAAAGAACACTAACATAATGTTCACGTGACCCAAACAAGGCAAACCATTTCCCAAGACTACAAGACATAACAGTAAGCAGCACAATGACTCTGGTCAGTTTTCAAGTAATTAATACTCCATCTGTTTCAATAGATGATGTTTTAGGTGATTTTTGTTTTTTTCAGAATAGATGATGCTTTTATTTATTAGATAATTTTAATTTTATCAAAAACTGTGTAACTAATTATGTTTTTATTATTTTTGTTTATAGTTAGATAAATCAATTTTAAATTATATTTTTAATAGTCTTAAAAAAAAAAAAAATTCTTAATGTGCGAAAAGAATCAAAACTTTGTGTATTATAAAACGGGAGTAGAAACCTGAAATAAATGTACAAGACTCTCAAAGTACACCTTTACTAATCAAAACAAGGACATTTGTTACAAGCATTGACAATGAGAATCAAACCCAAAATAAGACATAGCACAAGTTCTCTTGAATGGCCGTTTTACAAATCACAGATCATTGAAACGGCAACATTCTGGGGTTGTTTTAAGTAACTTGACTGGACTTTAATTACGCATAAGAAGTCATGCTACAGGACAAAAGAGGACCACATCTGACACAAGTATAGACAGTCGCAAAGTTAGCCTAAGAATCAGTAAGAAGCTGAGAGAGAGAGAGTCCATACCCATACGTCAATCATTCATTCAGGCGATAGATTGATGATATGAAATTATGAAAAATGAAGTGAGGAAGACTATATAAGAATCTCCTTAGTCCTAAACGACAGCGTTTTGGTAGACACGGATTATCCATAGTTTGGTAATAGTCCAAATAAAACACATCATCAAGCTTATCGACATTAACAAAAGAAAAGATTTGTACGTTTGTGCGAAGGAATCTGAAAATATAAAACCAAAATCCCCTATATATTATTTTATTATTTGAGAAGCATTACAACTTCTTTTTGTATCCACATGTCATCACTAGAATGATTCTTAGAATCATTAGAGAAATATGTTTGTTCATCTAATTATATAATAAGTTTTTTATTAAACTAACAATAAATTCATCATTAATGTACTTTATTATTTCCTTAAATAAAATTTACGGAATTGTCTAATGTGGCTAAAGTATATATGGCAATTAATGATTTTGAATAATAAAGATTTGATAAAAAATAATGTATCTTCTATCATATTTGTTTAATTTTAAGGTATTAAATAAATTAAATAACCACAATAACCCTATAATAAAAATTTAGATTTTTATGTATATGTTATATTTTGAATTTTTACAAACGGCNNNNNNNNNNNNNNNNNNNNNNNNNNNNNNNNNNNNNNNNNNNNNNNNNNNNNNNNNNNNNNNNNNNNNNNNNNNNNNNNNNNNNNNNNNNNNNNNNNNNNNNNNNNNNNNNNNNNNNNNNNNNNNNNNNNNNNNNNNNNNNNNNNNNNNNNNNNNNNNNNNNNNNNNNNNNNNNNNNNNNNNNNNNNNNNNNNNNNNNNNNNNNNNNNNNNNNNNNNNNNNNNNNNNNNNNNNNNNNNNNAATTATAAATTACTAAAACTATTAATCCCACAATGAAAATTTTGTTATCAGTAGTTTAAATTTTTTTCTATAAAATATACAAATGATCAAAAAACTATATGAGTAGAAATCATCATTTAATAGACATTAATATTAAAAATATACTAAAATATATTATCTATGTTAGTATCATTTAAATTTAATAACATATCCTATCAAATAAAAAAAATTTGGATTAATACAATTGATTTATATGTTCGCACCAATTTAATTATATTTTTAATAGTTACTGACTTTTAATTATTTAATATATATTTATTGTTTTATAATATGTAAAAATATTTAATACATAAAATAATTTATATATATAATGTTGATTCCGCGCAAGGCGTATATCTTAACTTAGTATACTAATATAAGAGTAGTTAAAAGGTTTTAATAGTATTTTTAGTTATTATTTAACATAAGGGATGGTTGGTTTAATTTGTTTGCTTACTTCGAGCGAGCTCTAGTGTCGACCAGATCGTTGAACGTGACACAATGTGGCCTCCACTGCTTCAGGACAAATCAACTACCCTTATTTTATTTTTAGAATTATCTAGTTTATGCTGCTGTCATTTACATTTTTTTCCGTATTATTACTCACTTTATACTTCATTATTCTTACATAATTTTGAGACATCACATGTTTGAGAAATAGCTTATACCATAATTCAAGCAATATTCATTTGTTTGTAAATTACATTTCCTAAGAATATTTGTCAATATAATTTTTTTGTTTCAGAAAACCATGCAAGTTTACAACGCGTAAATATATCTTTTCAGAAAAAGAAATCCATATATTATTCAAACTCAAATGGATTAATATACGTGCTAAGTTTGAAACCAATTGTGAATAAAACTACTGAAATTTGTGGTCTACAAATTTAAAAGTTCTAATATATAGGTTCATTGTTTCCAAATAATAAAACAGATCAATTTGTTTTATTAAAATAGAAAATAAATAATGCAATCAAAATTTCGATTTGAATTTTTTTTTATTTAAAATGAATGTTAATGTGATAATAACCATTTGAAATAAAATCACTTTCATTCAACCTTTTCATTTTAAGAAAAACGAGGAAAAAATAAATATTTACAGCACCACATAGAAAACTTTTTATGATTCAGTTATTCAACGCTATAAACTTTTACTTTTTCGGTTATATCCTTCAAATGACAACTAATTTTATTTGAATTTTATTCTTCATCTGAATAAAAAAAGCCTAATAATAGACGAACTCGGAGGAAAAAAAAGGTGCTGTGTCGAAACAGAAAAGCGTGTTCGCCTGCTATAAAAAGCGCTAGTCTCTCTCACCCCCCGACGGAGACCTCCTAAACCGCCGGTTAACCCCAACCGGTTCCTCGATAACCGCTCTCCCCCTCCTCCCTCCGATGACGACGACATCGATCGCAACCGTTCTCCCCGTCCCAAAGCCTCCGACGCCCTCCCGCTCCCTCTCTACCTCACCAACGCCGTCTTCTTCACCCTCTTCTTCTCCGTCGCCTACTACCTCCTCCACCGCTGGCGCGACAAGATCCGCTACAACACCCCCCTCCACGTCGTCACCATCACCGAGCTCGGCGCCATCGTCGCCCTCATCGCCTCCTTCATCTACCTCCTCGGCTTCTTCGGCATCGATTTCGTCCAGTCGTTCATCTCACGCGCCGATTCCAACGATTCCGATCGAGATTACCTCGTGAACGAGGACCACCGCCTCGCCACCTGCCCTACTCCGTCGCCGATCGTCGCTAAACTAGATCCTCTCCCGGAGGAAGACGAGGAGATCGTGAAATCGGTGCTCGACGGGGCGATCCCTTCGTACTCGCTCGAATCTCGCCTCGGAGATTGCAAGCGGGCGGCGTCGATAAGGAGAGAAGCGTTGCAGAGGCTTACCGGGAGGTCGATTGAAGGATTGCCGTTGGATGGATTCGATTACGATTCGATCTTGGGGCAATGCTGCGAGATGCCTGTGGGATACGTGCAGATCCCCGTGGGGATCGCTGGACCGTTGCTGCTTGATGGTTACGAGTACTCTGTGCCGATGGCGACGACGGAAGGGTGCTTGGTGGCGAGTACTAACAGAGGGTGTAAGGCTATGTACGTCTCCGGTGGTGCGACGAGTACTGTGCTTAAGGATGGGATGACGAGAGCGCCTGTTGTGAGGTTTGCTTCGGCGAGGAGAGCTTCTGAGCTCAAGTTTTTCTTGGAGAGTCCGGAGAACTTTGAGACTCTGGCTGTTGTTTTCAACAGGTCTGGCTTCAGGCTTGTGTTATATAATTTGCATGGAAGCTTCTTATTAGGGACTAAAGAAGTGATTTTGTGGATGGATGCAGGTCGAGTAGATTTGCGAGGCTGCAGAGTGTTATGTGCACGCTCGCTGGGAAGAATGCTTATGTGAGGTTCAGTTGTAGTACTGGTGATGCTATGGGGATGAACATGGTATCCAAAGGTGTTCAGAATGTTCTTGAGTTTCTTACTGAAGATTTTCCCGATATGGATGTCATTGGAATCTCTGGTGAGTTCCTTGAAAGACTCTAGATTTATTGTTTGATGTTATGTTGAGAAGCTATGAAGCGCTAAAGATTTGATTTTTTCTGTGTGTTTTATTTGTTTCAGGTAACTTTTGTTCGGACAAGAAGCCAGCTGCTGTGAACTGGATCGAGGGACGTGGCAAATCAGTTGTTTGCGAGGCGGTGATCAGAGGAGAGACCGTGAACAAGGTGTTGAAAACGAGCGTGGCTTCTTTGGTGGAGCTCAACATGCTCAAGAACCTCACGGGATCTGCTATTGCAGGGTCTCTAGGTGGATTCAACGCTCACGCCAGCAACATTGTTTCTGCTGTGTTCTTAGCGACTGGTCAGGATCCAGCTCAAAACGTGGAGAGCTCTCAGTGCATCACAATGATGGAAGCCATTAACGACGGGAAAGATATCCATATCTCTGTTACTATGCCGTCTATTGAGGTAAATTGAAGCTATTTTTTAGAGTTTCTTTAATTAATAGTTAATGGTTTGGTTTTGGATTATTCAGGTGGGGACAGTGGGAGGAGGAACACAGCTTGCGTCTCAATCTGCGTGTCTGAACCTGCTCGGAGTTAAAGGAGCGAGCAAGGAGGCGCCGGGGATGAACTCAAGGAGGCTAGCGACGATAGTGGCGGGAGCAGTTTTGGCGGGAGAGTTATCACTAATGTCAGCAATAGCAGCTGGACAACTTGTGAAGAGTCACATGAAATACAATAGATCCAGCAGAGACATCACTGGAGCAACGACGACGACAACAACATGATCTGAAGTCTGAACCATCATCATCATCTCTGTCTGGCCCAAAACTCGAAGGAGGACAAAAATGTAAAGAAGGCAGGCTTTTTACAACTCAACTCTCTGGCGGAACACACTAAGCCATGTGCGTACGTACCCCTTGTCTTCTTTTGTTCAATAAAAATTAAAATTGTTTTTGTTTTTGTTTGACTTTTAAACTTTCTTTTTTTTTTGTGGGGATTAAGAGGGAGAGAATTGTGATTGTCATTTTCTCCTTCTCTTTCTCTCACTCATGGATAATTCATGTTCTATTTGATCTGTCTAAGCTTTGCCTTGTGTTTGTTAGCAAGTGTTGTGTCTTGTCTATATGATGATGGAAAACATGTATGCAGTTGCGTTTAAGGATATGAGTGCGTACTTGCTGTGATTTTGTCTCTGTTTGTTTAATTTATTTTTATTATTATATAACTACGAAATATATGTGCGTTGGGACATCTCTCTCTTCTAGTAGTTGGTAAGTGGTAAGAACTAAGAAGATACGAATCTTCTTTCCTCCAGAAGACTCATCCACCTATATGTATATATAATATTCCCATCTTTGGGTCGACACTTGACCCTCTAGCATTGATTAAGAGAAAAAAAATAAAAGAACGTGTTTCTTTTGTGGTCCACTAGGTCAAATGATCAATAGCTTTTTATATTAGGTTCCATGACTGCGATTCAGATTTTATATTTTGAAAAAGTGACTGTATTGGTCTTCAAATATAAACAAGTAGAGTTTCTTCTGCACGGCCATGATGAGAGTCGTCAAAACTCAATTAGGATTGGATGGATATCAGTATCGTTTTAAGTGGGTATTGGGTCACTCTTAGTACTCATGGGCCGAACTGTTTCGTTAACGTAT includes:
- the LOC106298164 gene encoding 3-hydroxy-3-methylglutaryl-coenzyme A reductase 1, translating into MVGLISLVSLTPRRRPPKPPVNPNRFLDNRSPPPPSDDDDIDRNRSPRPKASDALPLPLYLTNAVFFTLFFSVAYYLLHRWRDKIRYNTPLHVVTITELGAIVALIASFIYLLGFFGIDFVQSFISRADSNDSDRDYLVNEDHRLATCPTPSPIVAKLDPLPEEDEEIVKSVLDGAIPSYSLESRLGDCKRAASIRREALQRLTGRSIEGLPLDGFDYDSILGQCCEMPVGYVQIPVGIAGPLLLDGYEYSVPMATTEGCLVASTNRGCKAMYVSGGATSTVLKDGMTRAPVVRFASARRASELKFFLESPENFETLAVVFNRSSRFARLQSVMCTLAGKNAYVRFSCSTGDAMGMNMVSKGVQNVLEFLTEDFPDMDVIGISGNFCSDKKPAAVNWIEGRGKSVVCEAVIRGETVNKVLKTSVASLVELNMLKNLTGSAIAGSLGGFNAHASNIVSAVFLATGQDPAQNVESSQCITMMEAINDGKDIHISVTMPSIEVGTVGGGTQLASQSACLNLLGVKGASKEAPGMNSRRLATIVAGAVLAGELSLMSAIAAGQLVKSHMKYNRSSRDITGATTTTTT
- the LOC106299546 gene encoding cinnamoyl-CoA reductase 2 isoform X1 translates to MAEKQRICVTGSGGYIASWLVKSLLSRGYTVHGTVRDPCGRKNDHLKKLDNASKNLKLFKADLFDYEGLSSAISGCYGVFHIAGPVPFEDVPLTEEQLIKPALTGTKNVLEACTEAKVKKVVVVSSIAAVVYNPKWPRDVDVDESCWSDTQYLYSREGYWSYYFLAKTLMEREAIEWSRTSSADVVTVCPSVVIGPRLQSTLNSSSLGLLNFIKGGVISLLSDQLYLVDVRDVADALLLVYENQEAKGRYICNSHSLHNNDLMEKLMNMYPNRNFPKSFSERKEKQVNENILRISSEKLKKLGWKFRSLEETIDDSVVSFEATGDLPK
- the LOC106300817 gene encoding RNA-binding protein 24-B, producing MAYQPVPGSGFHYLNSPFGDTTLTKVFVGGLAWETQSEALRRHFEQYGDILEAVVIADKNTGRSKGYGFVTFRDPEAARRACADPTPVIDGRRANCNLASLGRPRPPLPYALIPNIPGSLRPASPYIGNVQGPRGSPFGSYPYQQPLPYNYQQGLVYPYGVAAYGPEYMYSQSQGLYGPYMGQQYLQVYGVPGAVNTPVYQYGQFNQTVPSGQSYTALQGYSVPGSHVLQLGGPTVSAMTTSSMPALQAPYPPGPAPAQSHIIVHPPQFMQSSSSDQTTSYP
- the LOC106299546 gene encoding cinnamoyl-CoA reductase 2 isoform X2, with the translated sequence MAEKQRICVTGSGGYIASWLVKSLLSRGYTVHGTVRDPSISGCYGVFHIAGPVPFEDVPLTEEQLIKPALTGTKNVLEACTEAKVKKVVVVSSIAAVVYNPKWPRDVDVDESCWSDTQYLYSREGYWSYYFLAKTLMEREAIEWSRTSSADVVTVCPSVVIGPRLQSTLNSSSLGLLNFIKGGVISLLSDQLYLVDVRDVADALLLVYENQEAKGRYICNSHSLHNNDLMEKLMNMYPNRNFPKSFSERKEKQVNENILRISSEKLKKLGWKFRSLEETIDDSVVSFEATGDLPK